In Candidatus Planktophila versatilis, the genomic window TACACTCTGAATGTTACAAAGGCCCTTGCACAAAACCCTAAGGCTGATGTCTCCGTCCTTATAAATGAACAATCAAGAGAAATTTTCCAAGAAATCGCAAAACTCATCCCCAGTGAATCTTTTTATGTTATCAAGAATGCAAACTTTCTTCTGAAAGTAACATTGGCAATCTTGGAAAGACTTGGACTTTCTAATATTCATATTTCCCTCAAATCCATGCGGGTAAGAAGTGTCCTAAATCAGAACTCGACAGACATCGTCTATACGCCTACAACTTTCCTTAATTATGATTATGGGAGAACTCCAAGCGTAGTGACCATCCATGACATTCAGGAAAAGGATTTTCCGGAGAATTTTTCACGTCGGATTCGGAAGTATCGAGATTTCAGAAACCGAATCACACTGAAGTATGCCTCTAGTATTCATGTTAGCTCTAGTTTTATCGAAAGTACTATTTCAAGGAGTTACCCCTCTCTATATCATCAAGAACTTTTCTGCGTGATTCCTGAAGGTGTAGAGATTTCAAGGTATAAAGACCACGACTGCAAAAAGAAAAGGCAAATAATTTTTCCGGCTAGATCCTGGCCTCACAAAAACCATCTGACTTTATTCAAGGCCATGAAGGGCGTTGGTGTTGACGATATGCCAAACATTATTGTAACTGGGGCAGCCCAGCAGGATTTCAAGAAAATCTTTCCAAATCCGTCAAATCGAATTGTCTTTAAAGGTGTGGTTTCCGAGCAGGAGCTCACAGATTTATACAAGGAAAGCTTTGCCGTGATTTCATGCTCACTTTACGAATCAAGCAGTCTACCGATTTTAGAGGGAATAGCGGCGGGGTGTATTGGCATCGCGTCCTCCATACCTGCACATCTCGAGATGGCGGAGCACTTAGATCTTGAACTCTTTGAGCCCACAGATTCAGATGAGTTGTCGCTACTTATCCGCAAGCTCACCAAAGATTTTGAGAGAGAATTGAACAATCGGGGTAGGAATAATCAGAAAATCTTACGATATGACTGGATGAACGTGGGAGATAGCTTAGTAATGGAGTTCGCAAAGAGAATGGATATCAAAGCAAATGAGCATTAGGAAACTGATTTCAAACTCTGACATTCTACGAAAAGTCATTGTGCGCACACTTCCAGCCCGATTGAAATTTGCACTGGGGTTATTCCCTGTTTCTTTAGGAAAAGAACGAAAGAGACTTAATGAAGTCTTGAGTAGTGGAAGTTGGAATATGTCCTATGGTCCGACGCCAGCCCATCTCAAGCTTGAAAAGGAATTTGCGGAATATATAGGTTCCTCTGAGGCCGTGGCGGTATCAGGTGGTGGAGTAGGGATTCAAATGTCTATTCGAGCACTAGGGTTGGGGCGAGAATCCGAAGTGCTGATGCAAATTGATACGTGCTCAGCTGTGCCAATGGCGGCATTAAATTCACAGGTAATCCCTAGATTCTTCGATGCAGACATGGATACGTTTTTATCAAACCCAGACTCGGTAAAGTCTAAAATTGGACAGAACACACAAGCGGTCATCGCATCCCATTTGTGGGGCAATTCAGATGATTTGAAAACGCTCTCCAACCTAGGAGGAAATTCTGAAGTCGTTCTAATTGAGGATTGCTGTTTGGCGCTAGGGACTGAGTTTGGCGGAAAGAAAGTTGGCACCACAGGTAAAGTCGGAATATTTTCATTTGGCTCAACCAAGCCTGTTCAAGCAGGTGAGGGAGGGATTATTGTTACAGATGACCTAGATCTTGCTCGAGAACTCAGAGCAATGAGGAACTGGGGTGAGCGGACCAAAGAATTTGGAATAAGAGATGTGAACGAACTGTCGTGGAACGGCCGAATTTCGGAGTTTTCGGCGGCTGTTGCGATCGAACAAGTCCGAAATTTCCCATCGATTCTGAATACCATTCGTGAGAATGTCGCAGTTTTTGATAAATTTCTTAAGGAAAACGGACTTAACATGGAAATCAATTTAGGAAATTCAACGAGTTTGAGTGATCCATCCTTTTCACAGGTTGTACTAAAGTTAAATGGCTTCTCTGAAAAAAGTAAGGCGGAATTACTCCAGCACCTAGCGGACTGTAAAATTACAGCTTTTCATGCCAATTTTGAGCCCATTTCTACGCTTTCACTCTTTAAAACAGGGGATTGGACGAAATGGATGAATAACCCCCAGTGGAGCACGAAAATGGAAATGGAAGAGAGCCAGTACCCAAACTCCTTCGAGATTTTTCGCCAAAAAGGAATTGGACTTTCTAGAACAAACTTCCAATCAAAGTACACAACAAAGAGATTGATATCTGCACTCGAGAGTTTTTCGGCTTAAGTACACAAACATAGGCCTTAGAACTCCTTGTAAACCTGAGCGGCAGTTCTATCTTGGGCGAGTTCGTAGATTCGTCCTACAAACTCTCCCAACAATCCTAATGTTGCGACTAAGAAACAATTTAAAGCGGTTACCAAAAGGACAATGGAAGTCCATCCCGGAATGGTAGAGCCCGAAAACCATAAGAAAAAGAAAAGTAGCGCCAAAATGGTGAGAAGCATCGAAAGCAGTAGTGCCGCCCCCGATATAAGTCTTAATGGTTTAGAGGAGAAACTCAAAAAAGAGTCGATTGCAAGGCGAAACATATCTTTCAATCGATATTTAGATTCCCCCGCATATCTGGAATCTCTACGAATTTCTAGCAGCTTTACTTTCAAACCCAAATAAGGGATGAGTACACGGAATACCTTCATTGAAGAATTCATCGAGTTTATGAGGTCTACTGATGATCGATTCATCAATCGATAATCAGCCGCGTGAGCTGTTACGTTTACACCAGTTAACTTTCTAATTACCCAGTAATACACAGCAGCAGAGTTTCTTTTGAAAATAGTGTCAGAAGATCTATCAGCCCTCACCGTCTGAATAACATCAATTTCATTCTTAAAGGAATTTGCCTCTAAATAAGTTCTGATTAACTCAGGTATGTACTCTGGAGGATCCTGAAGATCACCATCTATTGAAATAACTAAATCACCTTTGGAATTTTTCAAACCTAAGGAGAGGGCAGCCATGTGTCCCCAATTTCTCTTAAAACTAAGAACTCTTAATTTTCCAATCTCCGATTTTGCATCAAGAAGAACAGATAAAGTGCTATCTCGCGACCCATCATCCACAGCGATAATTTCCGATCGGTGCTTTAGGTTTGACAAAACATCATCAATCCTACGCAAAGAACTTAATGCAACATCTTCCTCATTGAAAAATGGAACTATTACAGAGACAGATGGCAATTTACTGCTTGACTCTCCTTTAATACCCACCCTCCTAACTTACCAATTCACAGTCAATTAGGTCAGAGGCGTTGACATTAGAGACCCAACGCACGTACGTTGCTCGGATCCAGGGCCAGGTTTGCACATCTTCAACTCCCAGATTAAAGAAGGGATAGTGTATTTCTGGGTTGCTCAATTTAGCATCAGCATCTTCCCTGAGCGCACAAATATTTGCTAAATTCGAACTGGACCAATTTCTACCGGACTGCAAAACTGAAAAGTCGGCACGCGCAATCAAGACAATCATTAGCACAACCGAAACTTGGACAATTCTTGAGGCGTAACTAGGTTTAAAAAAGTTAGTTCGGTTTCCTAGCCGTAACCCAATAGTAAATGAGGCGCATGGAAGAAGTATCAAGAGCCCTAAAGACTGATGCCAGGCAGGATAAGCGAAAGTCGCACCCAAAATTAATGAAAAAAACAGCGCGAAGAAAAGCATCTCAACGTAGTTCCACTTTACAAGAATGGGGCCCTCTGATTTGAGTTTATTCTTGACTAGGTATCCGAGAGCTAAAAAAATATAGAGTGCCGGGTGTGTAAGTAGATCCACGGTAAAAATTGAAACTGACTTAGAAAATCGAATTACAAATTCTGGAAACGAACTTGGAATCCCATCATCGGTATTC contains:
- a CDS encoding glycosyltransferase; this encodes MLKVLVDCSELNPANPGGVRSYTLNVTKALAQNPKADVSVLINEQSREIFQEIAKLIPSESFYVIKNANFLLKVTLAILERLGLSNIHISLKSMRVRSVLNQNSTDIVYTPTTFLNYDYGRTPSVVTIHDIQEKDFPENFSRRIRKYRDFRNRITLKYASSIHVSSSFIESTISRSYPSLYHQELFCVIPEGVEISRYKDHDCKKKRQIIFPARSWPHKNHLTLFKAMKGVGVDDMPNIIVTGAAQQDFKKIFPNPSNRIVFKGVVSEQELTDLYKESFAVISCSLYESSSLPILEGIAAGCIGIASSIPAHLEMAEHLDLELFEPTDSDELSLLIRKLTKDFERELNNRGRNNQKILRYDWMNVGDSLVMEFAKRMDIKANEH
- a CDS encoding DegT/DnrJ/EryC1/StrS family aminotransferase, with product MKFALGLFPVSLGKERKRLNEVLSSGSWNMSYGPTPAHLKLEKEFAEYIGSSEAVAVSGGGVGIQMSIRALGLGRESEVLMQIDTCSAVPMAALNSQVIPRFFDADMDTFLSNPDSVKSKIGQNTQAVIASHLWGNSDDLKTLSNLGGNSEVVLIEDCCLALGTEFGGKKVGTTGKVGIFSFGSTKPVQAGEGGIIVTDDLDLARELRAMRNWGERTKEFGIRDVNELSWNGRISEFSAAVAIEQVRNFPSILNTIRENVAVFDKFLKENGLNMEINLGNSTSLSDPSFSQVVLKLNGFSEKSKAELLQHLADCKITAFHANFEPISTLSLFKTGDWTKWMNNPQWSTKMEMEESQYPNSFEIFRQKGIGLSRTNFQSKYTTKRLISALESFSA
- a CDS encoding glycosyltransferase family 2 protein; the protein is MGIKGESSSKLPSVSVIVPFFNEEDVALSSLRRIDDVLSNLKHRSEIIAVDDGSRDSTLSVLLDAKSEIGKLRVLSFKRNWGHMAALSLGLKNSKGDLVISIDGDLQDPPEYIPELIRTYLEANSFKNEIDVIQTVRADRSSDTIFKRNSAAVYYWVIRKLTGVNVTAHAADYRLMNRSSVDLINSMNSSMKVFRVLIPYLGLKVKLLEIRRDSRYAGESKYRLKDMFRLAIDSFLSFSSKPLRLISGAALLLSMLLTILALLFFFLWFSGSTIPGWTSIVLLVTALNCFLVATLGLLGEFVGRIYELAQDRTAAQVYKEF